The Astatotilapia calliptera chromosome 4, fAstCal1.2, whole genome shotgun sequence genome segment aatacatttaattatcCTATAGAGAAGGCGTGGCTCATTAATTTTCCCCAAGGAAACACAATTATGGCCTAATTGGAGCATCTATTCTTACCAGCAGCACTTTATAAAGAGACAAAATTAGTCCTGAGCAACTAAACTGAGTTTAGTTTGTTGGAGCAGCCCTCCACAACAGTGCCAGTTTCTCATCTGGTAATTTTAATTCCCCACCTATGCTTTAGAGCAGGAATATCAGAATGATTTTACAATGGGCTACATACAGCCCtgtttgatcttaagtgggccagaTCAGCGAAACTCCCTTTCCTGCAAGTGTAAATAAGTTTAACCAATCCATGAGATATcctaatataagaaataaattttAACAATGCATCTCAGTTTTTCCCAgcgataaagaaatgctgccgAACTCACTgcccaaaagaacaaaaaacaaaaaacaaatctccGGAAAGTTGTACAGtagataatgaaaaaaaaaaactgtactttttcaTATAATTGTTTATGTATTACTTAATTAATTACTGTGTTTTAGTATGAATGACCATGAAGGAGGTTATTctgtaggaaaagctgtaacaGTTAATAACAGACAGTAAGTCCCAAATTtgccctccttcacattttccaaagctgggCACCAGTGTCTGACACTCCTGCTCTCGAGGGACCATTTCCAATAACGAAACACCATATAGATAGGTAGATAAGTAGTTTGTCGCCATCTGCTGTGAAATCAGTGCattgcaggatgtcttccatcaAGTTCGCCATAGAAAGTCGGTCATTACCGGGAacaaccttcaaaataaaaatagttatgGATAGTGAAAGAGCTAATAATCACCCAGAAGTCAGAAGTCAGTGTGTTGAACTTagtattgaaaagaaaaaaaaatcagtaaatgTACTAAAgagtgttttctacagtcattgggcTAAACTCTCAACGAGCATGCGCTTTAACCAGCACaaggttttactttgaaagtcgtAAACCGGAAACAGATATATTTAGCTCTGTAATGAATCTATGACGGCGAAGAGCTGAGCTATCAGCCACGTCACCTCCTCGGAAGCGGTTTTCCTGTCTGTCCACGGCACACACGGATCTGTAAGTGGAATCCACGGAGTCTGTGTCTAGCGTCACGCGCACAGAGAGTGAGCCGTCCGACCGTGACCGCGCAGCTTGTCGCCTCTCTGCCCACGCCAGCACAGCACCCCTTTGGCGTTTTATGAGCAGCGACTGCCTCCTGAGGACGTGCAAGGCCCGTGAGGAGTTGCATTAAGGTTTTTTGCTGGAGCATAAACACCATGAATATCTTCCGTCTGGCGGGTGACGTGTCACACTTGGTGGCTATCATCATCCTGTTGCTGAAGATATGGAGGTCCAAGTCGTGTGCTGGTAGGTTGACACTAGCAACACAGTGTGGGTGCTGTGCGATCATATCAGTGCATTTGGGCTGTTATGATTTTTCATCCGCGCTAAAGATGTATGCGTGTGGCTGTGGTGCACAAAAACAGCTGTGACACAATGAAACTTCTCTTATCTGCTGTGTGCATTAAGGATGGCATTTGCATGGCGCTGATTGTCCTGCGCCAGTGGAAGCTACGTGGCAATGATAACAAAGTTAAGAGCAGCCTGCTCGACCaatcatacagctttgtttaaagtgagagagctgcacagcagaagaaagaagaaaaaaaaggaaatgtttaaCTTCTCTGTTTCATCCTCTCACTTTtaatttctctcattttatttCCATTACAGGCATCTCTGGGAAGTCTCAGGTGCTGTTTGCGATTGTCTTCACCACCAGGTATCTCGACCTGTTCACGGTCTACATTTCTGCTTACAACACGGTCATGAAGGTAAGTTTGTAggtcacacccacacacagtcacacacacatttccctGTCAGATTACCTTTGAGCTGAATGACCGCCATAAGTTAGAGTCATTCATTTCTTGTACCAGCTGTGATCTCTGTGTgttcactaacacacacacacacacacacacacacacacatatgtatgtatatatatatatatatataataaacacaaagcagGGATGTTAGCAAAATAAGCAAAAGCATCTTGTAGTGTTTCACAGTGTCTTCAATTAAGTTCACTTTTCCTGATCAGTGTTTGGCTCCGCCCTCAGGTGGTGTTCCTGGCTTTGTCCTATGCTACGGTGTACTTGATCTACATGCGCTTCAGGAACACGTACGACTCTGAGAACGACACTTTCCGCGTGGAGTTCCTGCTGGTCCCAGTCACCGGGCTGTCCTTCCTGGAGAACTATGCTTTCACCCCAATGGAGGTAAAGGTGTCTGTCAGAAATGTAGAGCTCCCTCaattaaaaacagctttaaaattaACACGCACCCCTTTGCCTCCAGATCCTGTGGACCTTCTCCATCTTTCTGGAAGCAGTGGCCATAATGCCACAGCTCTTCATGATCACCAAGACCGGCGAGGCGGAGTCCATCACCACCCACTACCTGTTCTTCCTCGGCCTCTACAGAGCCCTCTACATCGCCAACTGGGTGTGGCGCTATCACACAGAGGGCTTCTTCGACCAGATCGCGGTGGTGTCCGGCGTCGTGCAGACCATCTTCTACTGCGATTTCTTCTACCTCTACGTCACAAAAGGTGAGTAAGAACACGATCATTCGCTGCTACGCTACAGGGCCGAGTCTAGGTGTGATCCATTTATGTTGGCAGGATGCCACGCCAGAATTATGTTTGAGTAATCATCCGATATTTGCAGCGTTATTATTAGGGTTATCGGCCTTGCCTGTTTTACTGCACTTTCTGTTCTGATGATATAAAACAGCATGCAGAAGTAATTTGCAATGAAATCTAGCACACAGCTATGCTCTGTGACTGAAAGAGAGCTTCTGCTCAGATTGTTTACCTGTCGAGGGAGGATATGTATCCTTAATGCCAGCTGCTGTAGGTTGCTCTAAATTGTTTGCTCACCTGCTAAACAAAGGAGTGGGGGAAGCTAAAAAACACTCCCTCACCCTCGCTGTGttctcacttttttctttctcgtcCGTCTTCCTTCAGTGCTTCGGGGAAGAGGAAAGATGACCCTGCCGATGCCGGTTTAAAACGGACCCCTCCACCACAGCCCTCCACCCTTCTGTGCCTGCCACGTATCGGCATCTGAGAGTAGATCcttcagctgtatttgtacttaATGATATAACTGGTCTGTGATTGTAGTTTagaccatttttttctttcttctttttttgtctgatcGGTTCTTTGGGTTTAAGTCTGTACATTTGCAGGAGTTTACATGGTTGTTTTATTAGTCCATAAGATGCAGGTGCGACACTGGAAGTGTGTCCCTAATATGCACCAGGCAAGTGAGCAACAGCAGTACAGAAACAGTATTTGTGCACgcttgtgggttttttgttttttgtttttctttggaagCTGAGGGTGACTGTGACTCTGGAGGTGCTTACATTTACATCCTGAACAATCAAGAGTATTTTGAGCACAAAAATGTAGCTGCAGTGTTTTTTGTACAGCACTCAGGTGGACTACACGTAGTTCTCTTTCAGTATAAATCCTTCACATTTCACATAGTCTTTAAAAATATGGTAGTGTTTGTACATTTGTGCTCCCCGATCTTTTTACGGCGTGTTGTCCTTTTTCACTCTGTGCTGTTAGACACTCCCTGAATAGGTCACTGCGTTGTATGCAAACCATTTCCTTTCCTCACTGCCAGCTGCAAACTGATGAATCCCTTCGTCatcttttgtgtgtcagtgcatTTGTACAGAAGAGAATAAAGGGCTAAAATATGTTGTCACTTGTTATATGAAGCCAAAGACGGATAAGGTAACTGCTGCAATGTTTTAAACAgttcttcttatttttaaatcttcCTGTGTTGTTACCTTAACCAAATCACGCCATTGTGTCGGGGGTGGAAATGATGggaaaattgttttttaatgtattgtATCTGTGTAGCGAACTAACCTATTTTTGACAAATACAAATGTGTGAAGTCATAATAAGATgaactggacttttttttttttgtgactttATTGTGCTGTGAGTTCGTATTTCACAGTATAGTCTAAGAGTGCGTGTGTGGTGCGCTTGTGGTGTTGAACAATGGAAACACAATCATAGTTAAGTGATGCATCTGTAGGTTCTcattcatccaggtcatggtggAGCTTGAGAAAATGGCAGCTTGGCTTTTTTAGGTCTTTGAAGATGCTTCGCCTCTCATCCAGGAGGCTTTTTCATCCCTAGAGCACCTGGTGGATGGTCTCGGGCTATAAACCACTGGTAGGGATTTGACCCCTTCTCTAGAGAAACATCTTGGATGAGAAGCGAAACGTCTTcaaaacctaaagaagtccagctgGTCTTACATCAAGTGACTTGTCCTCACCACGTGGGTTTCGTTGTGTCCTGTCTCTTTGATTTACCTTTCAGCGCAGTaaagtttttctgtgtttgtatagCACCTTGCTTCCTTCTCTCACGGCCCCTCCCACTGCTTTCGCAGCCGACCTGACAGAGAGCGGAGACGCAGCCAGAGCTGCCACTTTCTCCACCACCTTCGCCTTCTTCACAGCTTTCCCTTTCCCCTTGTCCTTTCCCATGATCCCTGCCCCCTCCGCAGCACCTTTCCCCAGGGCGGTCACCAGCTCGCACCAGAAAAGCCTCTCCGCTCTCTTCcgggcctcctcttcctcccttctCCTCTCCTCATCCTCCCACTTCTTTTCCAATCTTGGCAGCCGCCCCTCTGTGACCTCAGCCTCTGTCTGAATAGACTCCACCACGTGCCCAGCTTCACCCAGAATCCTCTCATGTGCCTCCCTTATGGCACCTTCAGCCTCCTTCAGCATCTCATCGCTGTAGCAACCGCCTCCATTCTTAGCCACAATTTGGTCCACCTTCTCCAAAAGTTGCATGACTTGATGTGAACATTCATCTGTTTCCTCCTGCCTGCTGTTATCAAAGACGTGATATCCTCCATAGCAGCTGCTGACAAACTCAGACAGCTCCTGGCTCTCCTCTAGAAAGTCCTCGATGCGTTTCCCCTTCAGCTGGTCACCACAGGTGAACAGCACCATCGTAAACCTCATTACTCCAGGCCCTAATCTAGCTTTGATCCACTCAAAGGCCTCCCTCTCCTCATGGGTGAACCTGCCGAGCTGCAGTGTCACCAAGAAGGCGTGGGGTCCCGGAGAAGAGAAACCAACACACTGTCCCACCTCTGCCATAACCTCCTGAGAAGACAGGTGTGTGTGGAAGAGCCCGGGAGTGTCAATGACGGAGATACTCCGCCTTCCCACTATCCCGCTCTGTTTCTTGCATCGTGCGGTTACAGAACAGGGGGACACGTCCACCAGGAACGCAGACCTTCCCAGGATGGTGTTGCCAGAGGAGCTTCTGCCTGTCCCGGTCCGGCCCAGCAGAACGATCCTCAGAGATTCAGCCTCTGATGTGGGGGCTGATGCTTCACTGACTGCCAAACAGAGAGTCATGTGTGTGTCATAATTACCTTTGACATTAATATAATGCATGCACATCCAGGCAacatatataatattaaatcatgtaggcacatttacatttcaaaggGTAAGTGATTTGATCGTTCACAGCTTGCTAATCCAAAGTAATGCAACACAAGTGTAATGGGCATACCTTCATGTGACGCAGCACTTTCAGATGATGACATTCTGATGGAGAAACTGTAGTGAAgccttcaaaatgtttttttaaaaatagctgaaatcctggagagagacagagactggCTGTTTCTGAGATACGCTCGTGTTTCTAGATCATTTGACCGCAGAGTGCTTCAATGCAGCTGCAATCTGTGGTGGAGCAGAGAGGCGCTGCTTGCACACTAGttatgggtcgttcgcgaacgaaatggctcttagagccgactctttgacgtgaacgacgcgagccggctccttatcgcgagccgtcacgtgggtttttttttttttctttctttctctcagcctctctctcgcactttttttccgcttcactctgcacgcgagccttgtgctttacgctgggcagaggggggaggggcggtagttacactcagtagcacaggaacagagccagagagagagaaagagaggcagggacaacaacattagaaaggtatagtaatcatccacaactattttcggttgcagatgataaaggattgagaaagtttattcatgcaggtccatatgacagagaatatgcatgttctttttgttttcatattataatttatatttaattgtgttgtggtttgcagtgttttgtgttcttttcactttaaatttgtgaaaggaaaaagctgaaaatttaaatagttaaaacttgaaatgtgaatagttgatttttgtattatatgatttatttattacattttatgtggagtgaataaataaaagtatatttacggtggcccctagagacaaagcacatacaaacttcaaatcacgtacgaactctgaagcatgtacaaactccaaaacacgtaaaaacacgtacaaactccaaaacacgtaaaaactccaaaacatgtacaaaagacaacagaagtgctccaggatgctgggcgcagtgttgagcctttgttatcttgtggctacacaagccagcaagtaccaatgaccggatttggtgtgtggtagtaacaggtaaatgaacttttttttaaattatttgaatatatatatgagtgcctgtgtataaatacacaaacaatacacacatgctttcaattgtgtaatttaagtgatctagtagctctgctttggaagttcagttcatgctagaaatgtgttttggagtttgtacgtgttttgtctctaggggccaccgcatatatttatatataaacatatataaataaaaccacttgtttttacgttagtaattccttttgtgcataattttatattattgttaataataaattaattaaagcaacaaaacaacctgaagagccggttcggagccgaaagagccggctctttttagtgagtcgaaccgaaagagccggatctctaaaaagagccggaaatcccatcactattgCACACTGCCACCCTGACGCACAGTGTAACCAAACCCACAAAAAATGATAACACGAGGGATACGTGTTAGCTTGCAGTGAAAACTGCAGAAAAGTGTTATTAACGGAGCTCTGTGACAATACAATGGCCAACACGAGTGAGAAATAATAATTCGATCTTTTGATacaaatttaataataataataataatggattggatttatatagcgcttttcaaggcacccaaagcgctttacaatgccactattcattcactctcgcattcatacactggtggaggcaagctacggttgtagccacagctgccctggggcagactgacagaagcgaggctgccatttcgcgccatcggcccctctggccagcaccagtaggcaagtagggtgaagtgtcttgcccaaggacacaacgaccaggacagagagcccagggatcgaaccgacgaccttccggttacagatacgcttcccaaccccctgagccacggtcgcccgcTGTTGTTTCAACTgtgaccactagatggcagtgaATCCTCACATAATGAACGCATCAACGTCAATTTCaccaaaaagacagaaatactATTTCCGTCTATTAACAATTATTAGAATATCCTAACGTAACGAAACTAACAAAAAGCCTTTAGTTCTTCAGTTCAGGGCTAATGGTGTTTTAAGTTATCCTCACCAGTCTCCAGACCAAAGTCACACTTTTGGCAGActccaaacatttttattaataatagaaacattaaagaaaaatgttaaaactggGAGAATTAACCatattaagaaaaatattagctcattttgagTTTGGTGGCAGCAACATGTCTCAAAAAAATTGGGACAGGGCCATGTTCCTTATCGTGTAGCATTTCAGCACTAGTCTGTAAACATCTGGAAAGTGAGGAGACCAGCTGTTTCCCCCTTTTTGTCTGATATGTGATTCTAGCTGTTCTACAGTCCTGGGTCTTCTTTGTCATATGTTTTGTTTCATCAGCATGTTCAGCGCCCGAGTCTTCTTTTACAAAGATGTTATAATAGATGCAGTATGTAGTTTAGGATTGTCCATATGCAAGGCCTTCCCAACAAAACATGTCATCTGGATGGGACCATATGGTGCTTTTACAGATGTGCAAGCTGATGTACCATGATACaatcagagatgcaggctttgAACTGAGTGCTGATGACAAGTAGGATGGTCCTTTCTTTTCAGTCCAGATGTGGTAGTCCATGTTCACcaaaaaaattttaattttgttttttctgactgcagaacagtttttttcactttgcctCAGTCTGTTTTAGATCTTTGGCCCCAAGAAGACAGTGTTTCTGAATCATGttcacatatggcttcttcttttaATAAAGTAACCTGCATTAGTGGATGCCATGATGAACTATGTTCACAGACTTCTGTGAACTTCAGACTTCTGGACACGTCTCTGAGctcatgcagtgatttccatgacagaaacaTCCCTGTTTCTAATGCAGTGCTGCCCGAGGGTCCAAAGATCACAGAGATCTTCTACTGATTCTCAGCCTTGTCCCTTGAGCAGAtttttctccagattctctgaaACTTTCTATTTTATGTGCTGTTATTATGAGAACATTCAgagttttcacagttttacactgaggaacattattctgaaattatTCGAACCTCTGCCCCCCAAAGGTGCTCTTAGATGCGAAAtgctcctccagctgtttcttacTATGACTTCATTTTCCAGTCTTTTGTTGCCTCTGCCCAACTTTTTGCTACGTATTGCTGCCACCAAATTCAAAAGTGCCACACTTTTTTCTGAAAATGCTCAGTTTAAACACTTATATGTGTTTAATAGGTTTTCTCTGTTTAACTGTGAGTGAAATATGGGCCAGGAAGTTGCAAAtctttgcattgtttttatttacattttaaactacCTTTTTGGACATGGAGCTTTGGAAAAGATCTGAAACTCTGAacattttgatttaattttgatttatttgaaaTGGACTGTGCTTATtcacaaacaggaaaataactaaataagcCAGAGTTAGCCCTGTGGTGTAAAATTTCCTCCCTTGTCTTTTGCCACTTAAAGAGAAACCTAAACTGCAGGCCACAGATTACACAGTAAATACATGACACCAAAACAGTAGCAAGTCATTAAGATGAGCTAATACCAGTAGTTAATACCAACACTGATGCCAGTGTTATCATTTTTAAAGCACACTAAAATTAAGAGCGGGCTATTTATTGAAACAAAAGATATTTCAGTAACTACTGTGAGCCCTGCTGTGATAAACACAACAAACTGCAGATCTGAGTGTGACAGGATAAATAGTTTTGATTGTTTTCACTTTACTTAACATTTCTCTTATTATTCATTATTGCATTGCATCTATGTTCCAGCCAGTTGTAAACATCAGAAAAGCATGAATCGAATGCCAAAACTCGCATATTAGCCACAAATTGAAGAGAGTTTTAATAATTTtgaccactagatgtcagtaaacAGCCATCTATGGTCCATCATCTTCAGAGCAAACACCAGTTCACTCTTCTTCCATCTAAAAATGTATCAAGTTACCAAAGGGGGCAGATTCCCCTCTGTATGGTCAGGTCGACCTGATATGACTTTTCACCATCCCAACACTTTTCAcctcctcacacacagactgagcATTTAAAGCACAAGATCAATGATGTGCTCTAACTGATGTATGGTGACCAAGCTTCCTCTGATACACATTAAATACCATAAATGCTTTCCCACTAAATtacacagggggaaaaaaacttctgctttGATCCCACCTGTA includes the following:
- the kdelr3 gene encoding ER lumen protein-retaining receptor 3, translating into MNIFRLAGDVSHLVAIIILLLKIWRSKSCAGISGKSQVLFAIVFTTRYLDLFTVYISAYNTVMKVVFLALSYATVYLIYMRFRNTYDSENDTFRVEFLLVPVTGLSFLENYAFTPMEILWTFSIFLEAVAIMPQLFMITKTGEAESITTHYLFFLGLYRALYIANWVWRYHTEGFFDQIAVVSGVVQTIFYCDFFYLYVTKVLRGRGKMTLPMPV
- the LOC113021184 gene encoding GTPase IMAP family member 7, whose product is MSSSESAASHEVSEASAPTSEAESLRIVLLGRTGTGRSSSGNTILGRSAFLVDVSPCSVTARCKKQSGIVGRRSISVIDTPGLFHTHLSSQEVMAEVGQCVGFSSPGPHAFLVTLQLGRFTHEEREAFEWIKARLGPGVMRFTMVLFTCGDQLKGKRIEDFLEESQELSEFVSSCYGGYHVFDNSRQEETDECSHQVMQLLEKVDQIVAKNGGGCYSDEMLKEAEGAIREAHERILGEAGHVVESIQTEAEVTEGRLPRLEKKWEDEERRREEEEARKRAERLFWCELVTALGKGAAEGAGIMGKDKGKGKAVKKAKVVEKVAALAASPLSVRSAAKAVGGAVREGSKVLYKHRKTLLR